In one Sphingobium sp. MI1205 genomic region, the following are encoded:
- a CDS encoding phosphoribosylanthranilate isomerase, with protein MSRLAIKICGLSTPDTVGAAMRADATHLGFVHFPKSPRHVEADQLRALTAQVPTHIDRVAVVVDPTDDILAELVGTGALTALQLHGKESPQRAAAIRARFNLPVWKAIAVKTRADLDAAKAYSGAADRLLFDAKTPEGAALPGGMGLRFDWTLLRGVPISLPWGLSGGLGIDNVAEAIRITGAPMIDVSSGVESAPGIKSVDKIMAFCKAAQQS; from the coding sequence ATGTCCCGACTCGCCATCAAGATTTGCGGTCTTTCGACCCCTGACACTGTCGGCGCAGCCATGCGAGCGGACGCCACCCATCTGGGCTTCGTCCACTTCCCCAAAAGCCCCCGCCATGTCGAAGCGGACCAGTTGCGCGCACTCACCGCACAGGTGCCCACCCATATCGACCGGGTCGCCGTAGTCGTTGATCCGACCGACGACATTCTCGCCGAACTGGTCGGCACAGGCGCCCTCACAGCGCTCCAACTTCATGGCAAGGAAAGCCCCCAGCGCGCCGCCGCCATCCGCGCGCGCTTCAACCTCCCTGTCTGGAAGGCCATCGCCGTCAAGACCCGCGCCGACCTTGACGCTGCCAAAGCCTATAGCGGCGCAGCCGACCGTCTGCTGTTCGATGCCAAGACACCGGAAGGCGCGGCGCTGCCCGGCGGCATGGGCCTGCGGTTTGACTGGACGCTGCTGCGGGGCGTCCCCATATCCCTGCCCTGGGGTCTGTCCGGGGGCCTTGGCATCGACAATGTCGCCGAAGCAATTCGCATCACCGGCGCGCCGATGATCGACGTATCCTCCGGCGTGGAAAGCGCGCCGGGCATCAAGAGTGTGGACAAGATCATGGCCTTCTGCAAAGCGGCACAGCAATCATGA
- a CDS encoding lysophospholipid acyltransferase family protein translates to MLSNPFLFTLLRILPASLASWLGGWLSANVARRQMKLRDQRARTNLAILRPDLSEAAREVMLTRRWVNLGRTMAELANVDRLVNDRHVTIANEAAYREALASPRPMIFLTTHVGNWDLLAAHLKASTDRPPLGVYDPPDDPAQAAMLKRARQSYMGEAITGSSNAARAILRHLLDKDRAMLYILVDERRDRQVRFPRFGRDLAPSGNLSVALRLARRSGARFLPFTLARTKGAHFHLDWHAPLDPGEMDEEAMLETIDAFLGKACIDHADQWLALHDMDLTAPTA, encoded by the coding sequence ATGCTCTCCAACCCCTTTCTCTTCACCCTCCTCCGCATCCTCCCTGCCTCGCTGGCCTCATGGCTGGGTGGCTGGCTGTCGGCGAATGTGGCGCGGCGGCAGATGAAGCTGCGCGACCAGCGCGCTCGCACGAACCTCGCCATCTTGCGCCCCGACCTTTCCGAAGCAGCGCGCGAGGTCATGCTCACCCGTCGCTGGGTCAACCTTGGCCGCACCATGGCCGAACTCGCCAATGTCGACCGGCTCGTGAACGATCGGCATGTGACCATCGCCAATGAGGCCGCCTATAGGGAAGCTCTCGCCTCGCCTCGGCCCATGATTTTCCTGACAACCCATGTCGGCAACTGGGACCTGCTTGCCGCACATCTGAAGGCATCGACCGACCGCCCTCCGCTCGGCGTCTATGATCCGCCCGATGACCCTGCTCAGGCGGCCATGCTGAAACGCGCGCGCCAAAGCTATATGGGCGAAGCCATCACGGGCAGCAGCAACGCGGCCCGCGCGATCCTGCGTCATCTGTTGGATAAGGATCGCGCGATGCTCTACATATTGGTCGACGAACGGCGCGATCGGCAGGTCCGGTTTCCGCGCTTCGGCCGCGATCTTGCGCCCTCCGGCAATCTTTCCGTAGCCTTGCGTCTCGCCAGGCGGAGCGGCGCCCGCTTCCTTCCCTTCACTCTCGCTCGCACCAAAGGCGCCCATTTCCACCTGGACTGGCACGCACCGCTCGACCCCGGGGAGATGGACGAAGAAGCCATGCTGGAGACCATCGACGCCTTCCTTGGAAAGGCCTGCATCGACCACGCCGATCAATGGCTCGCCCTGCACGACATGGACCTGACCGCCCCGACCGCCTAA